The following proteins come from a genomic window of Diorhabda carinulata isolate Delta chromosome X, icDioCari1.1, whole genome shotgun sequence:
- the LOC130900442 gene encoding uncharacterized protein LOC130900442 translates to MILTNEEAFDMIGIYFECMKIATVAAMVCAIQYPQRRHPGSRVFRRLIHRLKTTGNVNLSIFRRRGRGRSEGNTINVLAYVQFNPHLSIRAINRDLGISRITVQRILTGHRIHPYHIVLHQQLVDRDYDRRLDYCNWLLHLVYDDLQLLSRILWSDEATFSSDGTVNKHNMHYWSQNNPRWMEEVQY, encoded by the exons ATGATTCTTACAAACGAAGAAGCATTTGATATGATAGGCATTTACTTTGAATGTATGAAAATTGCAACTGTTGCGGCTATGGTATGTGCCATACAATATCCCCAAAGACGTCATCCCGGTAGCAGAGTTTTTCGTCGACTCATACACCGCTTAAAAACGACTGGAAATGTAAATCTTTCTATATTTAGAAGACGCGGCAGAGGTCGTTCAGAGGGAAACACAATAAATGTTTTGGCATATGTGCAATTTAACCCGCATTTAAGTATTAGAGCAATAAATAGAGACTTGGGAATAAGCAGAATCACCGTTCAACGTATTTTAACAGGACACAG aatTCATCCATATCATATAGTACTCCATCAACAATTGGTTGATCGTGATTACGACAGAAGGTTGGATTATTGCAACTGGTTACTACATTTGGTATATGACGACCTTCAATTACTGTCACGTATTTTGTGGTCAGACGAAGCTACATTTAGTAGTGATGGTACGGTTAACAAGCATAATATGCACTATTGGTCACAGAATAATCCACGCTGGATGGAAGAAGTTCAGTATTAG